From the genome of Acropora palmata chromosome 4, jaAcrPala1.3, whole genome shotgun sequence, one region includes:
- the LOC141878376 gene encoding grainyhead-like protein 1 homolog — protein sequence MDMVVKIMQAGVPTQFDLEKYSTPLLRHWREKGRKRTANEAFLKTADALVDLDLSPRIKRVVRRPPPALTIYVRRESEKAYNAIMLEEITTENLKVAVAMKYNTPPDTINSFKLRCKEGPSSEIDDKAVSEFTDEDTFLISLDYNAEQGLCNVVLESS from the exons ATGGATATGGTCGTCAAGATTATGCAGGCAGGAGTTCCCACTCAATTTGATCTAGAAAAATACTCTACTCCGTTACTGAGGCACTGGCGTGAGAAAGGCCGGAAAAGAACTGCAAACGAAGCCTTCTTGAAAACAGCGGACGCTTTAGTGGATCTTGATTTATCGCCAAGAATAAAACGAGTGGTCAGAAGGCCACCTCCTGCTTTGACGATATATGTGCGGAGAGAGTCAGAAAAAGCTTACAACGCAATAATGTTGGAAGAAATTacaactgaaaatttaaaagtcGCCGTAGCGATGAAGTACAACACCCCTCCAGATACCATAAACAGCTTTAAGCTTCGTTGCAAGGAAGG GCCATCATCAGAAATCGATGACAAAGCAGTAAGCGAATTTACTGATGAAGACACTTTCCTCATTTCGTTAGATTACAATGCCGAGCAAGGACTTTGTAATGTGGTTTTGGAATCAAGCTGA